In Xyrauchen texanus isolate HMW12.3.18 chromosome 13, RBS_HiC_50CHRs, whole genome shotgun sequence, a single genomic region encodes these proteins:
- the LOC127653971 gene encoding syndecan-4-like, with protein MLKVYLMLVLSAVAVFAESVREMETWVPLENKLSFDLNSSGDSINGDFEFADVNPTTDDEDGFEEDDDMSGSGDAAFTPDKENEVINNLIPDRERPVPPKPTINDEVLIKNNEVALGKLPHQDDSQSSNVHMSHAGDEGFFSNTEVLAAVIAGAAVGLIFAIFLIILLVYFVLRIKKKDEGSYDLGKTPIYKKAPTTEIYA; from the exons ATGTTGAAAGTTTACCTCATGTTGGTTTTGTCAGCGGTGGCTGTCTTCGCAGAATCG GTACGAGAAATGGAAACATGGGTACCTCTGGAAAATAAGTTGTCCTTTGATCTCAATTCATCCGGTGATTCTATAAACGGAGATTTTGAGTTCGCTGACGTAAACCCAACAACTGACGATGAGGATGGTTTTGAAGAAGATGATGACATGTCAGGCTCTGGGGATGCAGCGTTCACCCCAGATAAAGAG AATGAGGTCATCAATAACTTGATCCCTGATCGTGAGCGTCCAGTTCCCCCAAAGCCCACTATTAATGATGAAGTGCTGATCAAGAACAATGAGGTTGCACTGGGTAAACTACCACACCAAGATGATTCTCAAAGCAGTAATGTGCACATGTCGCATGCTGGAGACGAGGGCTTCTTCAGTAATACAGAGGTGCTTGCAG CGGTTATTGCTGGCGCAGCAGTTGGTCTCATCTTCGCCATCTTCCTCATCATCCTCCTCGTCTACTTTGTTCTCCGCATCAAGAAAAAGGACGAAGGAAGTTACGACCTTGGCAAGACACCCATCTACAAGAAAGCGCCCACCACAGAAATCTATGCATGA